The window TTCCTGGCACGCCAGGCGGTGGAAAGTGGCGCGGTCGATTGCGCGCTGGCGTTTGGTTTCGAGCAGATGCAGCCGGGTGCACTGAAGAGCATCTGGGACGATCGCGAGCCCACCATGGGCAAATCCTACCGCGCCGCCACCGAAGTCTTCCCGGAAGGTGTCGGCATGCCGGGCGCGCTGATGCTCTTCGGCGGCGCTGGCAAGGAGCACATGGAGAAGTACGGCACCCAGATGAGCACCTTCGCCGCCATCCGCGCCAAGGCCAGCCGCCACGCGGCGAACAATCCGCTGGCGGTATTCAAGAAAGTCGTCACCACCGAAGACGTGATGGCCGATCAGGTGGTCTGGGAAGGCGTGATGACCCGCCTGATGGCCTGCCCGCCGACCTGCGGCGGTGCCGCGGCGATCATCGTCTCCGAGCGTTTCGCCAAGAAGCACGGCCTGCGCACCGACGTGGCCATCCTCGCCCAGGCGATGGCTTCCGACACCCCGGAAGCCTTCGAGCCGCCGTCGATGATCAGCGTGGTCGGCACCGGCATGACCCGCCTGGCCTCCCAGGAAGTTTATGAGAAAGCCGGCGTCGGTCCGGAAGATATCCGCGTCTGCGAACTGCACGACTGCTTCGCCCACAACGAGCTGCTGACCTACGAAGGTCTGGGTTTCTGCAAGGTTGGCGAAGGCGAGAAGTTCGTCCTCGACGGCAATAACACCTATGGCGGCCAGGTGGTGATCAACCCGTCCGGCGGCCTGCTCTCCAAGGGCCACCCGCTGGGCGCCACCGGCCTGGCGCAGTGCTACGAGCTGTCCCATCAGCTGCGTGGCAGCGCCGAAGCCCGCCAGGTCGAAGGTCTGCAGCATGCGCTGCAACACAACCTGGGCCTGGGCGGCGTTGGCGTCGTGACCCTCTACGGGCGCGGCTGACAGCGCAAGTACGCGCGCCCAGTGGGACGCGCGATTCCCCGGATAAACGACAGGAAACACTGACATGGCAGACAAGAGTCTGATCGGTCGCTCCACCGGACTGACCACCTGCGAAGTGGAGAAGGGCCGTCTACGCTTCTTCGCCAAGGCGATCGGCGAGACCGATCCCATCTACACCGACGAAGCGGCGGCCATGGCCGCCGGCTATCCGTCCCTGCCGGTGCCACCGACTTTCCTGATGTGCCTGGAAAGCGAAGGGCGCAATGCGCAGGCGATCGTCGAAGAGGTCATGGGCTTCGACCTCGGGCGCATCCTGCATGCCGAACAGGAGTTCAGCTATCACCGCATGGCCTTCGCCGGCGACGTGCTGA is drawn from Pseudomonas cavernae and contains these coding sequences:
- a CDS encoding lipid-transfer protein, producing the protein MSQKTYVAGVGMIQFAKPGASKSYIEMGAEAVRLALKDAGVDFKLIQQAYAGYVYGDSTCGQSALYEVGMTGIPVINVNNNCASGSTALFLARQAVESGAVDCALAFGFEQMQPGALKSIWDDREPTMGKSYRAATEVFPEGVGMPGALMLFGGAGKEHMEKYGTQMSTFAAIRAKASRHAANNPLAVFKKVVTTEDVMADQVVWEGVMTRLMACPPTCGGAAAIIVSERFAKKHGLRTDVAILAQAMASDTPEAFEPPSMISVVGTGMTRLASQEVYEKAGVGPEDIRVCELHDCFAHNELLTYEGLGFCKVGEGEKFVLDGNNTYGGQVVINPSGGLLSKGHPLGATGLAQCYELSHQLRGSAEARQVEGLQHALQHNLGLGGVGVVTLYGRG
- a CDS encoding MaoC family dehydratase N-terminal domain-containing protein is translated as MADKSLIGRSTGLTTCEVEKGRLRFFAKAIGETDPIYTDEAAAMAAGYPSLPVPPTFLMCLESEGRNAQAIVEEVMGFDLGRILHAEQEFSYHRMAFAGDVLSFDTHIADVYEKKGGALQFVVQQTRVINQKGEHIADIRSSLVQR